The following proteins are encoded in a genomic region of Odontesthes bonariensis isolate fOdoBon6 chromosome 19, fOdoBon6.hap1, whole genome shotgun sequence:
- the dctn6 gene encoding dynactin subunit 6, whose amino-acid sequence MSDAKQIMAQKSAKIAAGAVVCVESEIRGDVTIGARTVVHPKARIIADAGPIIIGEGNLIEEQALIINSYPENIMPDTEGVEPKTMTIGINNVFEVGCVSQALKVGDNNVIESKADLGRNVILTSGCIIGACCQVNTCEVVPENTVVYGSNCIRRVQSEKPQPQTLQLDFLMKILPNYHHLKKTVKGSSTPVRN is encoded by the exons ATGTCAGACGCCAAGCAAATTATGGCACAGAAAAG CGCTAAAATCGCAGCTGGAGCTGTTGTGTGTGTTGAGAGTGAGATAAGAGGAGATGTGACCATTG GAGCCAGGACTGTCGTCCACCCCAAAGCACGGATCATAGCAGATGCAGGGCCCATAATTATTGGGGAGGGTAATCTGATAGAGGAGCAAGCGCTTATTATTAACAG TTATCCTGAGAATATAATGCCAGACACAGAGGGAGTTGAGCCCAAGACCATGACCATAGGGATCAACAATGTGTTTGAAGTTGGATGTG TCTCTCAAGCTTTGAAAGTCGGAGACAATAATGTGATTGAGTCCAAGG CTGACCTTGGGAGAAACGTGATCCTGACCAGCGGCTGCATCATCGGAGCGTGCTGCCAGGTCAACACGTGCGAAGTTGTGCCAGAGAACACGGTCGTGTACGGCTCAAACTGCATCAGGCGTGTGCAGAGTGAAAAGCCACAG CCTCAGACTCTGCAGCTCGACTTCCTCATGAAGATTCTCCCCAACTACCACCACCTGAAGAAGACGGTGAAAGGAAGCAGCACACCTGTTAGAAACTAA